Proteins co-encoded in one Capnocytophaga ochracea DSM 7271 genomic window:
- a CDS encoding type B 50S ribosomal protein L31, producing the protein MKKEIHPESYRLVAFKDMSNDDIFITKSTVETKETIEVEGVEYPLVKLEISRTSHPYYTGKSKLIDTAGRIDKFKNKYAKFQK; encoded by the coding sequence ATGAAAAAAGAAATTCACCCAGAATCTTACCGTTTGGTGGCTTTCAAAGATATGTCGAACGACGATATCTTCATCACAAAGTCTACCGTAGAAACAAAAGAGACTATTGAAGTAGAAGGGGTTGAGTATCCATTAGTAAAATTAGAGATTTCTCGCACTTCGCACCCTTACTACACTGGTAAATCTAAACTTATCGACACAGCCGGACGTATTGATAAGTTTAAAAACAAATACGCTAAGTTCCAAAAATAA
- a CDS encoding AAA family ATPase yields the protein MKILSVSLHNIASIEGPFTLNLEAEPLKSVGLFAITGATGAGKSTILDAICLALYNDTPRLATTKNSVAIADGSAEVQVNNVKNLLRKGAISGYAKVVFQAVDGKTYEAEWQVRRAYNKLSGAIQPETLQLTCLTDNQLIAENRKTLVLEKIKECVGLTFDEFTKSVILAQGDFTSFLKANDDKRSDILEKLTGTEIYTRISKQVYELNKQHKNELQLLEKQLENIVFLTEEERSALTEQLTADEERLKTLQASLATLKEQQQWFDNQKLYTQQWQEAIANKEKAEQEKTSQAERFGELAIIEQLQAIKGDILTEQREKELLATAQQHLKEATAEKERLTANKAKVSEQKLLTENDLATAKKAYEIAKPFIARAKELDVRLAELTQIFEQKQQQQEAKETALQAKKESLEKVTEHIQKGERYIQQEEQWLNTHPDEAQLYRNALWLKQLVEEQQQLNEKLTAHSQAEERLRQQLNELKAQYPIQALPSTDIEMLAKQQKAYLTALQVYQADREIAKHIKQYTDAKVQREALLQEMQNTQSQILETLQRLKTEKIATQIACDTAERIYQRAQIENTKDVAFLREHLVEGEACPVCGSVHHPNAHKAVAEHLIDTVQQEFLTAKKQLETLTKEVITKETELKELQKRIESQTAENAERTDLWQQESERLSQSVYYTTYPSVKIEEYITDKIAKTEHLLAENERLFEVLNRLKSLTDELNTLAKDVENYKQQRQKYSQQLQSLQLSDAWLNLWKTDIVQFQTQITTAKTDWEAHSACIEKYKKRLAELTQERTELASSQQVLRQELTELTTTIDKEQAQLQTLKEERAGLLEGKSVQVIEESYQQHLEQLTTLLEQTQQQYNAILLEMTANEKTLETLAMQQQQSQAHIAESTHKIEEWLTAYKPAQIEHIRRKMQEWANRSHEWLQSERQALQSLNDRIAQYNTIANEKQQALETLKEKRPLNFTEEDIVQQLAEQTAEEDTFRDTVVTQKSRLLNDEQQRAIAVELHTAKEEKEKLAHRWSLLNDLIGSSTGNAFRKYAQEYTLDMLLQYANVQMRYLNRRYTLQRIPNSLSLQVIDNDMGAEVRSVYSLSGGESFLVSLALALALSSLSSTKMNVETLFIDEGFGSLDSETLSVALDALESLQNQGKKVGVISHVQEMVERIAVKVVVQKEGNGKSKIVVSN from the coding sequence ATGAAAATACTTTCGGTCTCTCTTCATAATATCGCTTCTATAGAAGGTCCCTTTACGCTTAATTTGGAAGCTGAACCCCTTAAATCGGTGGGGTTATTTGCTATTACAGGAGCGACAGGGGCAGGCAAATCTACCATTTTAGATGCTATTTGCCTTGCGCTTTACAACGATACTCCTCGATTGGCAACTACAAAAAACTCGGTTGCTATTGCTGACGGCTCGGCTGAGGTGCAGGTGAATAATGTGAAGAACCTCTTGCGCAAAGGGGCGATTTCGGGCTATGCCAAAGTGGTATTTCAGGCGGTAGACGGCAAGACTTATGAAGCGGAATGGCAGGTACGCAGAGCCTATAACAAACTTTCGGGGGCAATTCAGCCTGAAACTTTGCAACTTACTTGCCTGACGGATAACCAACTGATTGCTGAGAACCGCAAGACATTGGTGCTCGAAAAGATAAAGGAATGCGTAGGCTTGACCTTTGACGAGTTTACCAAATCGGTAATTTTGGCACAAGGAGACTTTACGTCGTTCTTAAAAGCGAATGATGATAAGCGGTCGGATATTTTAGAAAAACTCACAGGTACGGAGATTTACACACGCATTTCTAAGCAAGTGTACGAACTCAACAAGCAACATAAAAACGAACTCCAACTCTTAGAAAAACAGCTTGAAAACATCGTTTTTTTAACGGAAGAAGAACGCAGTGCCTTAACCGAGCAACTTACAGCCGATGAAGAGAGGTTGAAAACCTTACAAGCCTCGCTCGCTACTTTAAAAGAACAACAGCAGTGGTTTGACAATCAGAAGTTGTACACTCAGCAATGGCAAGAAGCTATTGCCAATAAAGAAAAAGCCGAACAAGAGAAAACCTCGCAAGCGGAACGTTTTGGAGAGCTTGCTATCATAGAGCAATTACAAGCCATAAAAGGGGATATCCTCACCGAGCAAAGGGAAAAAGAACTATTAGCAACTGCTCAGCAACATTTGAAAGAAGCTACTGCCGAAAAAGAACGGCTCACAGCTAATAAGGCTAAGGTATCCGAGCAAAAATTGCTAACCGAAAACGATTTGGCTACTGCCAAAAAGGCTTATGAAATTGCCAAACCTTTTATTGCCAGAGCAAAGGAATTGGACGTACGACTTGCAGAACTAACGCAGATTTTTGAGCAAAAACAGCAGCAGCAAGAGGCGAAAGAGACTGCTTTGCAAGCTAAAAAAGAGTCGCTTGAAAAAGTAACTGAACATATACAGAAAGGGGAGAGGTACATTCAGCAAGAAGAGCAGTGGCTCAACACTCACCCTGATGAAGCGCAGTTGTACCGCAATGCGTTGTGGCTCAAACAGCTTGTGGAAGAACAGCAACAACTCAATGAAAAACTAACTGCCCATAGCCAAGCAGAAGAACGCCTTAGACAACAACTCAATGAGCTGAAAGCACAATACCCTATACAGGCACTCCCTTCAACTGATATAGAGATGCTTGCTAAACAGCAGAAGGCTTATCTCACCGCCTTGCAAGTGTATCAGGCGGATAGAGAGATTGCCAAACATATCAAGCAATACACTGACGCAAAGGTTCAGAGAGAAGCGCTCTTACAAGAGATGCAAAACACCCAAAGCCAAATATTGGAAACATTGCAACGTTTAAAAACTGAGAAGATAGCCACCCAAATAGCTTGTGATACAGCGGAACGCATTTACCAAAGGGCACAAATAGAAAATACCAAAGATGTAGCGTTTTTGAGAGAACATTTGGTGGAAGGAGAAGCCTGCCCCGTATGTGGTTCGGTACACCACCCCAATGCTCATAAGGCAGTAGCTGAACACCTGATAGATACAGTGCAACAAGAATTTCTAACGGCTAAAAAACAATTAGAAACGCTTACCAAAGAGGTTATCACCAAAGAAACGGAGCTCAAAGAACTGCAAAAGCGTATAGAGAGTCAGACAGCAGAAAACGCAGAGCGTACGGATTTATGGCAACAAGAGAGCGAACGCTTGTCGCAATCAGTGTATTATACGACCTATCCTTCTGTGAAAATAGAAGAATATATCACGGATAAGATAGCAAAAACAGAACATCTTTTAGCGGAAAACGAGCGTCTTTTTGAAGTCCTCAACCGACTCAAATCGCTTACTGATGAGCTGAATACCCTTGCGAAAGACGTTGAAAATTACAAGCAACAACGGCAAAAATACAGTCAGCAATTACAGAGCTTACAACTTTCGGACGCTTGGCTCAACCTTTGGAAAACCGATATTGTGCAATTTCAAACCCAAATCACCACTGCTAAAACCGACTGGGAAGCGCATTCGGCTTGTATCGAGAAATACAAAAAGCGCCTTGCTGAACTCACCCAAGAGCGCACCGAGCTCGCCTCCTCACAACAAGTACTCCGTCAAGAGCTCACCGAATTGACAACGACAATCGATAAAGAGCAAGCGCAATTGCAAACGCTGAAAGAAGAACGTGCGGGATTGTTAGAAGGAAAATCGGTTCAAGTAATAGAAGAGAGTTACCAACAGCATTTAGAGCAATTAACAACTCTTTTAGAGCAAACGCAACAGCAATATAACGCTATTTTATTGGAGATGACGGCTAACGAAAAAACCTTAGAGACCTTAGCAATGCAACAACAGCAATCGCAAGCTCATATAGCCGAGTCAACTCACAAAATAGAAGAATGGCTTACAGCCTACAAGCCTGCTCAAATAGAGCATATAAGAAGGAAAATGCAAGAGTGGGCGAATCGTTCTCACGAATGGCTACAATCAGAGCGCCAAGCCCTTCAATCCTTAAATGACCGCATTGCACAATACAATACCATTGCGAATGAAAAACAGCAAGCGCTTGAAACACTAAAAGAAAAAAGACCACTCAACTTTACAGAAGAAGATATCGTCCAACAGTTGGCTGAACAGACAGCAGAAGAAGATACCTTTCGCGATACGGTAGTCACTCAAAAGAGTCGGCTTTTAAATGATGAGCAACAGCGAGCAATAGCAGTTGAGTTGCATACAGCCAAAGAAGAAAAGGAAAAACTCGCTCATCGCTGGAGCTTGCTCAACGACCTGATAGGAAGTAGTACAGGTAATGCGTTTCGCAAATACGCGCAGGAGTACACTTTGGATATGCTCTTGCAATATGCTAATGTGCAGATGCGCTACCTCAATAGGCGCTACACCCTGCAACGCATTCCTAACTCTCTTAGTCTGCAAGTGATAGACAACGATATGGGAGCTGAGGTACGGTCGGTATACTCACTTTCAGGAGGAGAATCGTTTTTGGTATCCTTGGCTTTAGCTTTGGCACTTTCGTCTCTTTCATCTACCAAAATGAACGTAGAAACCCTTTTTATAGACGAAGGTTTTGGTTCTTTAGACTCTGAGACACTTTCAGTAGCCTTAGATGCCTTAGAGAGTTTGCAAAATCAAGGGAAGAAAGTGGGAGTTATCTCTCACGTACAGGAGATGGTAGAGCGTATTGCTGTGAAAGTAGTGGTACAGAAGGAAGGTAATGGAAAGAGTAAGATAGTGGTTAGTAATTGA
- a CDS encoding DUF488 domain-containing protein, whose protein sequence is MKRIYTIGHSTHTLEEFIEMLQSFEIQHLVDIRGLPGSNKYLQFNKENLEVVLPEIGIAYTHLTLLGGRRKVHKDSKNTRWHNESFRAYADYMETYDFEKGIAQLIAIAEKETTAYMCAEAVWWRCHRSMVSDYLKAKGWQVNHIMAIGKEEPHRYTAPARIIGDRVVYYDDGEILNL, encoded by the coding sequence ATGAAGAGAATATATACGATAGGACATTCCACACATACATTGGAAGAATTTATAGAAATGTTACAATCGTTTGAGATACAACATTTAGTTGATATCAGAGGGTTACCAGGCTCTAACAAATATTTGCAATTTAATAAAGAAAACTTAGAGGTAGTATTACCCGAAATTGGGATAGCCTATACCCATCTCACGTTATTAGGTGGTAGACGTAAAGTACATAAAGACTCTAAGAATACTCGTTGGCATAACGAGTCCTTCCGAGCTTATGCTGATTATATGGAGACCTATGATTTTGAAAAAGGTATTGCTCAACTCATTGCTATAGCTGAAAAAGAAACTACTGCTTATATGTGTGCAGAGGCTGTTTGGTGGCGTTGTCATAGGTCGATGGTATCAGATTATTTGAAAGCCAAGGGTTGGCAAGTAAATCATATTATGGCAATAGGTAAGGAAGAACCTCATAGATACACCGCTCCTGCTCGTATTATAGGAGACAGAGTAGTGTATTACGATGATGGAGAGATTTTAAATCTCTAA
- a CDS encoding Nif3-like dinuclear metal center hexameric protein: MKVKDITKVLETLAPLDYAESFDNVGLLVGDANAEVTGVLITLDTLEAVVEEAVEKNCNLIVSFHPIIFNGLKSLTGKTYVERVVMKAIRHQIAIYSMHTALDNQLLGVNASIADHLGLHNRSILIPQPNVIRKLITYVPKANAEKLRKALFEAGAGNIGNYAECSFNLEGKGTYKGNESSHPTIGEPNVFHTEDETQIGVIFPKHLQFQILKALRQNHPYEEVAYEIYILENEHQHIGMGMIGEFKTPMSEADFLVYLKEKMEASCIRYSAFRGKEVKKVAVLGGSGAFAIEDAKRAGADVFVSADFKYHDFFRAEGKILLADIGHFESEQYIKFILFEYLSKKIPTFALSISNVDTNPIKYYS, from the coding sequence ATGAAAGTAAAAGACATAACTAAAGTTCTTGAAACTCTTGCACCACTTGATTATGCTGAGAGTTTTGACAATGTAGGCTTATTGGTAGGTGACGCCAATGCCGAAGTAACAGGAGTGCTCATCACCTTAGATACATTAGAAGCTGTGGTAGAAGAAGCTGTTGAAAAGAATTGTAATCTTATTGTTAGTTTCCACCCGATTATCTTTAATGGGCTTAAATCGCTTACAGGGAAGACCTATGTGGAACGAGTAGTGATGAAAGCGATTCGACACCAAATAGCTATTTACAGTATGCATACGGCTTTGGATAATCAGCTGTTAGGAGTGAATGCTTCTATTGCTGACCATTTAGGATTGCATAATCGCTCCATACTTATTCCACAGCCTAATGTTATTAGAAAACTTATTACCTATGTTCCAAAAGCCAATGCTGAAAAGCTACGTAAAGCGCTCTTCGAAGCAGGAGCGGGGAATATTGGCAACTATGCGGAATGCAGTTTCAATCTTGAAGGGAAAGGCACTTATAAGGGCAATGAATCTTCGCACCCAACTATTGGTGAACCCAATGTATTTCACACAGAAGATGAAACACAAATAGGAGTTATTTTTCCCAAGCACTTACAATTTCAAATACTAAAAGCACTTCGCCAAAATCACCCCTATGAAGAGGTGGCTTATGAGATATATATACTCGAAAACGAGCACCAACATATAGGAATGGGTATGATAGGGGAATTTAAAACCCCGATGAGTGAGGCAGATTTCCTTGTTTATTTAAAAGAAAAAATGGAGGCAAGCTGTATTAGGTATTCAGCATTCAGGGGGAAAGAAGTGAAAAAAGTAGCTGTATTGGGAGGAAGTGGAGCTTTTGCAATAGAAGATGCTAAGCGAGCAGGAGCAGATGTTTTTGTGAGTGCAGACTTTAAATACCACGATTTTTTCAGGGCTGAGGGGAAAATATTATTAGCAGATATAGGTCATTTTGAAAGTGAACAATACATAAAATTTATTTTATTTGAGTATCTTTCAAAAAAAATTCCTACTTTTGCCCTCTCAATATCAAATGTAGATACAAATCCTATCAAATATTATTCATAG
- a CDS encoding zinc ribbon domain-containing protein — protein sequence MAQKVDITVEEKLRALYDLQLIDSKIDELQNTRGELPLEVSDLEDEVEGLKKRHVKFKEELDELQAGIAEKKAKIEEAKALIKKYTTQQKNVRNNREYTSLSKEIEFQELEVQLAEKRIKEGKAQVDQKKEAIKQVDERKAQRDAHLKHKKAELDSVLAETEKEEEFLREKAEEYAAKIEERLLKAYQRIRSSVMNRLAIVPIQRGASGGSFFAIPPQVQVEIASRRKIITDEHSGRILVDAALAEEEREKMETLFKSFKA from the coding sequence ATGGCACAAAAAGTGGATATAACCGTAGAAGAAAAATTAAGAGCATTGTATGATTTACAGCTTATCGATTCTAAGATTGATGAGTTACAGAACACTCGTGGAGAGCTTCCGTTAGAAGTTTCAGACCTTGAAGATGAGGTAGAGGGTTTAAAAAAACGTCACGTAAAGTTTAAAGAAGAGTTAGACGAATTGCAGGCAGGAATTGCTGAGAAGAAGGCAAAAATTGAAGAGGCAAAAGCCCTTATTAAAAAATATACTACCCAGCAAAAGAATGTACGTAACAATCGTGAATATACCTCTCTTTCTAAAGAGATAGAATTTCAAGAGTTAGAAGTACAGTTGGCAGAAAAACGCATTAAAGAAGGTAAAGCGCAAGTAGACCAAAAGAAAGAGGCTATTAAGCAAGTAGATGAGCGCAAAGCCCAACGTGATGCGCACCTCAAGCACAAAAAAGCTGAACTTGATTCTGTTTTGGCAGAAACTGAGAAAGAGGAAGAATTTTTAAGAGAAAAAGCAGAAGAGTATGCGGCTAAAATTGAAGAGCGTTTGCTAAAAGCCTATCAACGCATTCGCAGTAGTGTGATGAACCGTTTAGCAATAGTGCCAATTCAGCGTGGAGCCTCTGGAGGTTCATTCTTTGCTATTCCGCCACAAGTACAAGTAGAAATTGCCTCTCGTAGAAAGATTATTACTGATGAACACAGTGGACGAATCTTGGTAGATGCAGCTTTAGCTGAAGAAGAAAGAGAAAAGATGGAAACTTTGTTTAAAAGTTTTAAAGCATAG
- the proS gene encoding proline--tRNA ligase — MSKNLTSRSEDYSKWYNELVVKADLAESSGVRGCMVIKPYGYAIWEKMQAELDRMFKETGHTNAYFPLFVPKSYFEAEEKNAEGFAKECAVVTHYRLKADPNEKGKLMVDPEAKLEEELIVRPTSEAIIWNTYKNWIQSYRDLPILINQWANVVRWEMRTRLFLRTAEFLWQEGHTAHATKAEAIEEAQKMMNVYADFVENFMAVPVIKGVKSESERFAGADDTYCIEALMQDGKALQAGTSHFLGQNFAKAFDVKYVSKEGKQEYVWASSWGVSTRLMGALIMTHSDDNGLVLPPKLAPIQVVIVPIYKGAEQLEKVRSHIQPLIEELKKHNISVKFDDRDTQSPGFKFHEYELKGIPVRLAVGQRDIEHNTFEVARRDTLTKETVAGDQIVAHIQQLLENIQSNMYNKALEYRNTHITEVNSYDEFKELLETKGGFLSAHWDGTPETEERIKEETKATIRCIPLDIKEESGYCIYSGKPSKKRVLFAKAY, encoded by the coding sequence GCTATTTGGGAAAAAATGCAAGCAGAACTCGACCGTATGTTTAAAGAAACTGGTCACACCAATGCTTATTTTCCTTTATTTGTACCCAAAAGTTATTTTGAAGCAGAGGAAAAGAATGCTGAAGGTTTTGCTAAAGAATGTGCCGTAGTAACCCACTATCGTCTTAAAGCCGACCCTAATGAAAAAGGAAAACTAATGGTAGACCCGGAAGCAAAACTCGAAGAAGAGCTGATAGTACGTCCTACCTCAGAGGCAATTATTTGGAACACCTACAAAAACTGGATACAGTCTTACCGTGATTTGCCTATACTCATCAACCAATGGGCGAATGTTGTGCGCTGGGAGATGCGCACCCGTCTATTTCTTCGCACTGCGGAATTCTTGTGGCAAGAAGGACACACCGCTCACGCCACTAAAGCCGAAGCCATAGAAGAAGCTCAAAAGATGATGAACGTATATGCTGACTTTGTAGAGAACTTTATGGCTGTGCCTGTAATAAAAGGTGTAAAAAGTGAAAGCGAACGCTTTGCAGGGGCTGACGATACCTACTGTATAGAAGCCCTTATGCAAGATGGAAAAGCACTGCAAGCAGGAACATCACACTTCTTAGGACAGAACTTCGCCAAAGCCTTTGACGTGAAATATGTGAGCAAAGAAGGTAAACAAGAATATGTATGGGCGAGCTCTTGGGGTGTTTCTACTCGCTTGATGGGAGCACTCATTATGACCCACAGCGATGACAATGGATTAGTACTTCCTCCTAAATTGGCTCCTATACAAGTGGTAATCGTGCCTATCTACAAAGGAGCTGAACAATTAGAAAAAGTGCGCTCCCATATTCAGCCTTTAATTGAAGAACTCAAAAAACACAATATTAGTGTAAAATTCGACGATCGTGATACACAGTCTCCTGGCTTTAAGTTCCACGAGTACGAACTCAAAGGGATACCTGTACGCTTAGCTGTAGGACAACGCGACATAGAGCACAATACCTTCGAAGTAGCCCGTCGCGATACTCTTACCAAAGAGACAGTAGCTGGTGACCAAATTGTAGCTCATATTCAGCAGCTTTTAGAGAATATTCAATCCAATATGTACAACAAAGCTTTGGAGTACCGCAATACCCATATTACCGAGGTAAATAGCTATGACGAGTTCAAGGAATTGTTAGAAACTAAAGGAGGTTTCCTCTCAGCACACTGGGATGGTACTCCCGAAACTGAAGAGCGTATCAAAGAAGAGACCAAAGCAACGATACGTTGTATACCATTGGATATCAAGGAAGAGTCTGGGTATTGCATCTACTCGGGTAAGCCTTCGAAAAAACGAGTGCTTTTTGCTAAAGCTTATTAA